The Podospora bellae-mahoneyi strain CBS 112042 chromosome 7, whole genome shotgun sequence genomic sequence TCCAAGCTGAAGATACCGAGACGGACAaagatggggttgttgtttgtttttttgttggggTTTTTGTATGtgacctccctcttctcactTGGTTATCTTGTGTGCTGACCTGGGTTGTGGTGAAAAAGAGTAACCATCACCTCCGTCGTCCGCCTCGTCTTGCTGGTTCAGGGATTATTCAACCTTACCGCGCTGTCTGATCCGACGTCGAACGTCGGGTTTGTCACCTCTGCCATTGAGACGAACCTGGCGCTTATTACCACTTCTGCCCCGGCGTTGAGGCCTATATttcggaggagggaaaggggtgggtggttaGGTCGATCCACCATCGCCCCTGCGACAACCAATGGAGCTCCTGATTTGGAATCAGGGCAGAAATCAGTTGGTTGGGACAAGGCTAATAGATCGTCCTCCCCTGCGAGGAGTGTCAGGGCTAAGTTTGGACGTGGCGGGAGTAAGTTGtctcgaggagggagggcgaaaagaggggggagaggagggaaaTTACGGCCTATCATCACCAGGGTCATCACGACGAccgaacagcagcaggagctcCGGAGTTCGAGCCCGAGGGAGAGCGAGGAgcagacgatgacgaggaatGGGATTATGAGGGTTAGTGATGTGCAGAGGGAAATTGAGGAGATTGCTattgggttggcgaggacTACGACAATGACGAGTAGGGGGtcgatggaggaggagagggggaggacaagggagagggtggtggtttatAGTGAGAGTATTTATCCGGAGTATGTTCCTGATTTATtacatggtgatgatgggggggaaaAGTTGGatttgagggtgagggatgaggagaggaggtatgatgaggagagggtgtcgAGAAGGTATGGGGTTGTTACGCCTAGGGCTGGGGTAACGCCTacggggaggggttgggaggggagtgggcGGCCTTTTtagggggggtgttgagcgCCTCTGTTTTCTTCtgttttgggtggtttgCTTTGGATATGGTGTTATGGTGTttgggaagggttggggctgggttTGTCATTTTGGATTATAGTTCTGGGAGGGGTTTATGGCTGGGGGAAATGGCTTGTGTGTGTTAAATACCACTTTCATCTGTTCATTTATGCGAGGTAGTGTGTAAATAGCTTTCTGGGTACTGTAGTTTGTGAACTCCACATCTTATGATCATAAACTTTCTAGGACTGACTAGTCACACCATGACAACTTCGCGCAGAAATTAGTCTTGACACAATACTTATAAATCATTGAAGGTCAAATTGGTCTCTAGGACGATACTCCGAAATACAAGGAAAGTTGTTTCACGGGTGAATTTTCTAGAAAGACCCTTTCACTGTGCGGTCCGTGCTTTATGCAAAAGCTGATGGTTTATGCGTCCCGCTTCGGGTAGGGGGATAAGGGTCTGACATGTTTGGCGATGAAACGTGGGAGTTTCCTGTGCCCGTTCACCCATCCGCTTACAGGGGTTGCTACTGGTATTTGGAATAGAGGATGGCGAGTAGTTTTCATGTGGGTTGAAACGTTGATAGAGTTGAGTTTTGATATtgttctgctgctgttctAGGTAGTTGCGGTCTTGGTTTCACAAACCAGCTATCTGGAGTATTTACCTTGCCTTTGTTTCCAGAATCAAGTTTGGTGTTTAAGTCTTATTATACAGCCAAATGTGTTTATAGGGATCGCAAATAATTTGGATGAAGAGCATTGAAAGCAATGGCATGTGTAGggttttgggtggtgttgatataTGGGCCAAGATTGTTCGAGAAGCAAGTGGTCTAGCAGTCGTTGGGTTCTGATTCTTTGAAGAACTTGCAAAAAATGTTAATTTGGGTAAGCAGACACCTTTGTTCTTTTGTGATTGTCAAGGTCAGAATCGATCTAGTGTATGCAGTGAGCTTTCTTTCTCGCTCACACTTGAGGGGTGACTGTGGCCTGTCATGGCTTCAAGACAGCCCTGTGGTGAAGATATTTTCCCCGAGTTTGAGAGACTTCCAAATGACTGAAGGATTTCAGCGCTTACTCTGATGTGCAACAGCATTTACAAATCAATATCCAGCCACTTCTTTGCTTGTAGTAAACCACCAGCTGTAACCGATTTCAAGGAGTTTTCCGGCTTGGCTTCAGTCAGTAGTTTCCGTATAAAGCAGGTAGTGATCAGCCCTGACAGCCCCCCTGAATAGACTACTCCATAAGGAAAGTCACAACAACTCTGTCTCACTTAACCTTATCCAAACTCAACTGCCGACCTTCTTGAAGCCTTCGGTGCAACGAAACTCGGCCGGTCATCAAGGTtcaaacatcaccaccttctcaCCTCAGATCCCGCCTATTCCTCCCCGATCCTCTCGACCCCTACCCATGCACACTGTTGGTATGCAACGAGAATAATCATGCTTACTCCCCCCTCTTGGCGGCCTGATATTTTCTCTTGGTACTGCCGAAGAGCACAtgtacacacacaccacctgATATTGTCGTGATAGGTCTCCCCAAAGAGGCAGTCTGTCAACTATGCTTTATCAGCGGGTATAAACGGATGGACTCGCTCAACCAAAGCAGAAGGACGATAACATCAACACATGTCCACTCTGTTATTGAATTTGGGAAAAACTCCACAAACCAATccgaaaaataaaaaagtggagatgatggaagtTGGAAGGTTTCGTAGAAGTCTTCTCAGACACAAAAAATGCGCATGTGGagccccctcttcaccactcACCATGGTTTGCAGGAAGGCATCgaacattttttttttttcgaaaCACGATACGATAGCCGCATGTgcgtggggagggggaagggagggaggttggtggtatCGTCTGTTTTTGCGTTTTTCTTGCAGCCCAACGTACGTCCCTTGCCCTAGCGTCAGGCATCTGGGGTGCCATGTCGGCGGGCAAACGGACGTTTTGTTCCCATGGTGTCTGTAGTGACGAGTAGCTGCTTGATTCTTCGGTTCCTTTTGCTCGCGTAGAGGGAAGTTCGGCAGGTTCGTGGGATGGTGTAAGCGGCGGGATGTCCAGATTAGGTTTTGCGGAGGGTTGTGGGCAGGAAAGCCAATTCTCTTGGAGTTGTTAGTTTGGGATGTCCCTCGTTGAACCATGTCACGTTGTGTTCGTGGGGTGGATTTGACTTGGAGGGGCAACTGGGATGGAGTTTGTTGTTTAAATGTGCCTGATGGATGTGTTGTCTTGTTGGAATTGGTGATACAGAGAGTGATTTGGCTTGGGGTCACCTGATATATTGTGTCAGCGGGTGACGTTTAAGAGGCTTTCTTCGTTGATAGGCGTTCGTCGATATCACAAGTCGAAAAGCCAAGAAGAGGGATACCAAAAAAGTCACTCACAAGCGCGCAGACGGTGCACCACCCCTGGTCGAATCGATCGTCATGGTATCGCGGACGGGCTGATGCACCCCGCATTCAAGTTCAGTCCCCACGCGTCCTGTGGCCTTTTCCGGATTAATAACAAGCCTTTAGCTCTCGATAAGGTGTGGTATCAGCATGTGGTCTTGATTGATCGAGGTGCATATGGCGGATATGGACGATGATGGCAGATAATTCCGTCCGGTTTGATCCTATCGCCGACAGACTGTGAAgctggaaaaaaaaacatcgcCATCTCAAACGAGCGTCCGAGGATGCCGAAATGGTCCATGGATTTGATGGGGAAATCAAATCCCCGAAATCTTGAAGGTGGAGTTTCGGGGTTCGACTCTTCTTCGAGAAGGTTTTGGCTGCCGAGGCACCTGGGGCACCCCGGGCAGCTTATTCGACAACGACCCCGTTGTAACATCGTGTCCATTTGCCCTATGGAATAAAATGCCATACCAGACCATCCAGTTGTCCAAACTGCCAAAAACAGGCTCAAGTTGTTAGACGAGGGAGCAGTTGATGAGGAGTCACGAAAAGATAATCATGTGTGCCCAGTGATTAAGCAAGCCCGAGATAGGAAGGCGGGCTGCTAGAGAGGCTGATCGTCTTGGCAGACGTGGGAGTTCTCTGTGTTACACACCACGACGGCGTGTGTGTAAATTCAAGAAGCCCACGTCTGGAGATATCTATCCGTGAAGTTGTCTATTATGTGCAGGTTGGTGTCGTTGTATGCATATTAAAACGACGTTTCACGAAGCTTTTTGCCTTCCGGCGAGGTTCGAGATCCGATCAGTGTTATCGCCAGTTATTTTCCGAAGAGACTAACAATACTTCTTATCTATGATGTCTCGCTGCCTGCCGTGGCAGCCTTCACGATGCGGTGAGACTTGATCCTTATCAATGACATGTAGCTGGTAGAAATATGTATAATTGGTGCCCTGCTCTCCGAGCTGTCCGCTGTCGTTTGTGACGGAAGTTGTACGAAACCCCCACATCCGTGAACAGGTTGGAAGTGTCAGCGGTGAGTGAGGCGTTCCGAGCGGTGCCTGTGTGCCTGTCTGACCACAGCTGCTGGCTCGTGTGCTTCAGACTGCGCCTGCTACGTCGACCCCCTGGGTtttgggtgatgttggggttgccCAGCGATCTCTATTCAAAAAGTGTGGGTGTGACCTCCTCCGTATCTTGGAGTGCTTGGGCATGCGTGGGCAGCAAACCAGCAAACACAACACCCGACCCGGGCAGGCAGTTCCCAACTGGAAACGGTCCTTATCAGGGACTccaccgctgccgccagCCATCTGACAACCGCCGCCGTGCTAATAACCTGAGAGTATATAGCAAGCCGCAGCCCGCCACGCGTTTCAACCTAGTTGTCTTTTTACCTATGTTTGATCATATACAGACCGAAGAAAAAACACATACGGATATCTCGCTCAATCTACACCTCCGAATACTGCACCTGCTAGAAAGTTTGTAATCGAAGCCCGTCCATTTTCGGCAACTACCTTAGACTCAGGGACCCGTTCAATATTCCCCAGAAGACCAGGGACCACGCTTGCATAGCACCCACCTGAGCCAACCTGCATCCATCTGCCGCCCCTCAGCTTGTCCACACAGTGACGACAGAAAGCTTCTATCTCAAAACCGCCTACTTTCGATCCCAACGGCTCGACATCCCGCCGGCTCCGCAGCCTTTGAGCCAAATCACCGTTGCACCGCAAATTCAAGTCCCGGCTTGGTAATATCTCTTGACTCCCGCGGGACGGAACGTTGGAGCGCAAGCCTCCGAAGAAAAGCAGCAGCTAGGGTCTAAGGCAGCTCAAGACAGTGGATCTTTGGGCCTTCTCGTTACGTACTTTTACGTACTCGTTTCGCTGCCGGCACGCGAGACATTGGACCGCATCACAGGGTCTCCCGTGTGTCGTGGCATCCAGCGCTGACAAGCCCTGGAATTCGCTGGCCTTCTGTTGGTCGCCGACCACAGAGCAGCAGGCCAGGTCCTGAATACGGTCTAGCCGGGAATGCCCTGCGCAGCCGATCCGCACCGTCCGGCCAGCTGGAGAGGTACCTCGTTACCTCAGGGTCTCTTTGTCGTGTGCTATTAATGCCAAGGGCCGCCAACTCGACAGTATGATGTCTGCACGTTCCTATCTTGTTTCCAGGCACGCCTCGCCg encodes the following:
- a CDS encoding hypothetical protein (COG:S; EggNog:ENOG503PC7D); protein product: MDASSLLALPTSPAPSSLQIFALFINFFFPVLAFIVVSVRVAGRVASSQFSMDDWLVCIAMLMSVAETVISFFFIKTNFIGIPISQVPPHDPTQGLIWAYAVQILYNPILALVKSSALIFLSRLFGQKDGVRRFLLWLNIANISQMVAVFFAITFQCLPIAFNWDLTTRDGRCVDRRVLYTCTAVINIVTDLLILGTPIWIFSKLKIPRRTKMGLLFVFLLGFLVTITSVVRLVLLVQGLFNLTALSDPTSNVGFVTSAIETNLALITTSAPALRPIFRRRERGGWLGRSTIAPATTNGAPDLESGQKSVGWDKANRSSSPARSVRAKFGRGGSKLSRGGRAKRGGRGGKLRPIITRVITTTEQQQELRSSSPRESEEQTMTRNGIMRVSDVQREIEEIAIGLARTTTMTSRGSMEEERGRTRERVVVYSESIYPEYVPDLLHGDDGGEKLDLRVRDEERRYDEERVSRRYGVVTPRAGVTPTGRGWEGSGRPF